The following proteins are encoded in a genomic region of Natronorubrum halophilum:
- a CDS encoding ATP-binding protein, which translates to MDSTSDANAELHRRVRQQEVVAELGQRALETDALDRVLSDASVAVTETLDNEYTEVLELLPGGDELLLRAGDGWRDEEIEAATVPANRDSQAGYTLLTEQPIIVDDLEAEERLSEPALLADHGVVSGISVIIGSVTDPWGVLGSYATEQRTFTEHDATFVQSVANILATAIENERTKHELEESYGRISDAFFALDETWNFTYLNEHAHELINPENRTLVKKNVWDVFPEATHQQLKPQYERAMYRQETVSFEGYYPDPLDSWFEVRAYPSKTGLSVYFRDVTERKERERERELFRTLVNYSHDSVLVIDPQSGAFIDVNETACRRLGYDRAELLELSVPDIERRFDDLEAWGPHVEDVKTEGAVTITGEHERKDGTTFPVEVNVAHVELDREYMIGIARDITNRRKRERKLEASNERLEQFAYAASHDLQEPLRMVSSYLQLIERRYADALDSDGEEFLEFAIDGADRMREMIEGLLEYSRVETQGEPFEPVDLDRVLEDVLETLRLQVEETDAEVTTDELPRVEGDAGQLRQVFQNLLSNAITYSGDDPPRIHVGAERRGNRWSVSVRDEGIGIDPEDQERVFEVFQRLHSRTEYRGTGIGLALCRRVVERHGGEIWVDAEPGEGATFSFTLPAAARHER; encoded by the coding sequence ATGGATTCGACTTCCGACGCCAACGCGGAACTCCACCGGCGGGTTCGCCAGCAGGAAGTCGTTGCTGAACTCGGGCAGCGAGCGCTCGAAACCGATGCGCTCGATCGAGTACTATCCGACGCCTCGGTTGCCGTTACCGAAACGCTCGACAACGAGTACACGGAGGTTCTCGAGTTGCTTCCCGGCGGTGACGAACTCCTCCTCAGAGCGGGCGACGGATGGCGCGACGAGGAGATCGAGGCGGCGACGGTACCCGCAAATCGCGACTCTCAGGCAGGTTATACGCTGCTCACCGAACAGCCGATCATCGTCGACGATCTGGAGGCCGAAGAGCGACTTTCCGAACCGGCGTTGCTCGCGGATCACGGCGTCGTCAGCGGGATCAGCGTGATCATCGGCTCGGTTACGGATCCGTGGGGCGTCCTGGGAAGCTACGCCACGGAGCAACGGACGTTCACGGAACACGACGCGACGTTCGTCCAGAGCGTTGCGAACATCCTCGCGACGGCGATCGAGAACGAACGGACCAAACACGAACTCGAGGAGAGCTACGGCCGCATCTCGGACGCGTTCTTCGCACTCGACGAGACGTGGAACTTCACGTACCTCAACGAGCACGCCCACGAGTTGATCAATCCCGAGAACCGAACGCTGGTCAAAAAGAACGTGTGGGACGTGTTTCCCGAGGCGACCCACCAGCAGCTCAAACCGCAGTACGAACGGGCGATGTACAGACAGGAAACCGTCTCGTTCGAGGGGTACTATCCGGACCCGCTCGACAGCTGGTTCGAGGTGCGAGCCTATCCCTCGAAGACGGGACTGTCGGTCTACTTCCGGGACGTCACCGAGCGCAAGGAGCGCGAACGAGAGCGCGAACTGTTTCGAACCCTGGTCAATTACTCCCACGACAGCGTGTTGGTCATCGATCCGCAGTCGGGGGCGTTCATCGACGTCAACGAGACGGCTTGCCGTCGCCTCGGCTACGATCGAGCGGAACTGCTCGAGTTATCGGTTCCGGATATCGAGCGGCGGTTCGACGACCTCGAAGCGTGGGGACCCCACGTCGAGGACGTCAAGACCGAAGGCGCGGTCACCATCACCGGAGAACACGAACGGAAGGACGGGACGACCTTTCCGGTAGAGGTCAACGTCGCCCACGTCGAATTGGATCGAGAGTATATGATCGGCATCGCTCGCGATATTACGAACCGCCGAAAGCGCGAACGCAAACTGGAGGCGTCGAACGAACGGTTAGAGCAGTTCGCCTACGCCGCCAGCCACGACCTCCAGGAACCCCTCCGGATGGTCTCCAGTTACCTGCAACTCATCGAGAGACGGTACGCCGATGCACTCGATTCGGACGGCGAGGAGTTCCTCGAGTTCGCCATCGACGGCGCGGATCGAATGCGCGAGATGATCGAGGGCCTTCTCGAGTACTCGCGCGTGGAAACGCAGGGCGAACCGTTCGAGCCGGTCGATCTCGATCGCGTGCTCGAGGACGTCCTCGAGACCCTCCGTCTTCAGGTCGAGGAGACCGACGCGGAGGTTACGACCGACGAACTCCCCCGCGTCGAGGGCGATGCCGGTCAGTTGCGACAGGTCTTCCAGAACCTCCTGAGTAACGCGATCACGTACAGTGGAGACGATCCGCCCCGTATTCACGTTGGAGCCGAGCGTCGCGGGAACCGATGGAGCGTATCGGTCCGCGACGAGGGCATCGGCATCGATCCCGAGGATCAAGAGCGCGTGTTCGAGGTGTTTCAGCGTCTTCACAGCCGCACGGAGTACCGCGGAACCGGTATCGGACTCGCGCTCTGTCGGCGGGTCGTCGAGCGCCACGGCGGCGAGATCTGGGTCGACGCCGAACCCGGCGAGGGAGCGACGTTTTCGTTTACGCTTCCGGCGGCGGCACGGCACGAGCGCTAA
- a CDS encoding AIR synthase family protein: protein MPGKVSPDELLAHVFGRTGTAAEDETVLQGPANGEDAAAIAFPGSDETLVVSSDPISLAASQVGTLGVPVACNDIAASGADPRWLTVVIMLPGEDAPLEEITRDLDVAARDVGASIVGGHSEYVDQLERPLLSLTAMGTAESFVPTGGAEPGDSVLVTKAAGIEGTAILATDFGDELAVDDAVCERAEAFVEEISVVPDARAIREHATAMHDPTEGGVLAGLLEIARASGVRLEVDRDSVPVREETRALCEAAGVDPLRIFGSGALLATVPGDAVADCLAALECAGFEGAKIGTVSAGEPELAVGGGSITDPVEDDLYPLWERADTEN from the coding sequence ATGCCCGGCAAGGTGAGTCCGGACGAGTTGCTCGCACACGTCTTCGGCCGGACGGGAACGGCTGCTGAAGACGAGACAGTGCTGCAGGGGCCGGCGAACGGCGAGGACGCTGCCGCGATCGCGTTCCCCGGGAGCGACGAAACGCTCGTCGTCAGCTCCGATCCGATCTCGCTCGCGGCCTCGCAGGTCGGCACCCTCGGCGTCCCCGTCGCCTGTAACGACATCGCCGCGTCCGGAGCCGACCCGCGCTGGCTGACGGTCGTCATCATGCTCCCCGGCGAGGACGCACCCCTCGAGGAGATCACGCGCGACCTCGACGTGGCCGCTCGAGACGTCGGCGCGTCGATCGTCGGCGGCCACTCGGAGTACGTCGATCAGCTCGAGCGGCCGCTGCTCTCGCTGACGGCGATGGGCACGGCCGAGTCGTTCGTCCCGACGGGCGGTGCGGAACCCGGCGACAGCGTGCTCGTGACGAAGGCCGCGGGTATCGAGGGGACGGCCATCCTCGCGACCGACTTCGGCGACGAACTCGCGGTCGACGACGCCGTCTGCGAGCGCGCCGAGGCGTTCGTCGAGGAGATCAGCGTCGTCCCCGACGCCCGCGCGATCAGGGAGCACGCGACCGCGATGCACGACCCGACGGAGGGCGGCGTTCTGGCCGGACTGCTCGAGATCGCCCGCGCGTCGGGCGTTCGGCTCGAGGTCGACCGCGACTCGGTTCCGGTGCGCGAGGAAACGCGAGCGCTGTGCGAGGCTGCCGGCGTCGATCCGCTCCGGATCTTCGGCTCCGGGGCGTTGCTCGCGACCGTCCCCGGCGACGCGGTCGCCGACTGCCTCGCGGCGCTCGAGTGTGCGGGGTTCGAGGGGGCCAAAATCGGCACGGTGTCTGCGGGCGAGCCAGAACTGGCCGTCGGCGGAGGGTCGATCACCGATCCCGTCGAGGACGATCTCTATCCGCTCTGGGAGCGAGCAGATACCGAGAACTGA
- a CDS encoding TIGR04024 family LLM class F420-dependent oxidoreductase → MTDRDVHLPVAAQPTIDAIADYTRRAEAGGYDCAWLPETWGRDGVTVLTAMAERTDSIDIGSSILNTYSRSPALLGQTAATLQEVSDGRFRLGLGPSGPVVIENWHGMAYGNPLRRTRETVEIVRKVLSGDPVDYDGEDFQLSGFRLRCAAPDPQPPVEVTGMGPKAVELAGRFADGWHGIMLTPEGMEDRLEDIERGAELGDRDPDDVAVTAGVTCCALDDTERARELTRQHVGFYVGGMGTFYRDALERQGYDEAVEIHDAWQAGDRGRALELVDENILDDLCAVGDPETAREQLERYEAVDGLDAIAVSFPRGADGGEIRRTMDAVAPQNSSSL, encoded by the coding sequence ATGACAGACCGAGACGTCCACCTGCCGGTCGCCGCACAGCCGACGATCGACGCGATCGCCGACTACACGCGACGCGCGGAAGCCGGCGGCTACGACTGCGCGTGGCTCCCCGAAACGTGGGGTCGAGACGGCGTGACCGTCCTGACGGCGATGGCCGAGCGCACCGACTCGATCGATATCGGCTCGAGCATCCTCAACACCTACTCACGCTCGCCGGCCCTGCTGGGCCAGACGGCGGCGACGCTGCAGGAGGTCTCCGACGGCCGATTCCGTCTCGGACTTGGGCCGAGTGGCCCCGTCGTCATCGAGAACTGGCACGGGATGGCGTATGGCAACCCGCTCCGGCGGACGCGCGAGACCGTCGAAATCGTCCGCAAGGTGCTGTCGGGCGACCCCGTCGACTACGACGGCGAGGACTTCCAGCTCTCGGGCTTCCGCCTGCGCTGTGCGGCCCCGGACCCGCAGCCGCCCGTCGAGGTTACCGGCATGGGACCGAAGGCCGTCGAACTCGCCGGTCGCTTCGCCGACGGCTGGCACGGCATCATGCTCACTCCCGAAGGGATGGAAGACCGTCTCGAGGATATCGAACGCGGTGCCGAGCTGGGTGACCGTGACCCCGACGACGTGGCAGTCACGGCCGGCGTCACCTGCTGTGCGCTGGACGATACCGAGCGCGCCCGCGAACTCACGCGCCAGCACGTCGGCTTCTACGTCGGCGGGATGGGAACGTTCTACCGCGACGCGCTCGAGCGACAGGGCTACGACGAGGCCGTCGAGATCCACGACGCCTGGCAAGCGGGGGACCGCGGACGCGCCCTCGAGCTGGTCGACGAGAACATCCTCGACGACCTCTGTGCCGTCGGCGATCCGGAAACCGCACGCGAGCAACTCGAGCGCTACGAAGCCGTCGACGGCCTCGACGCCATCGCCGTCAGTTTCCCTCGCGGGGCCGACGGGGGCGAAATTCGCCGGACGATGGACGCCGTGGCACCGCAGAACTCCAGTAGTCTGTAG
- a CDS encoding AI-2E family transporter — translation MTDHQSSADWIGEQPGLTAIAVVSGLLALVVLLPYLQYVLFGIVLAYVLFPVQQRLEWYLSPTPAAFAVVVATLLIVLIPLVYVITVAVRQALEVVPAIRQGRIDVGTIENVLETNGLSVDLVALYEANQDRIATALQEVAMGVLDLVGSLPRAFMGQTVTLFVLFALLRDGERLVAWVQWALPVDDRILDELRTGVDGLMWASVVGNVAVATVQAVLLGVGLAVAGVPAIVFLTVATFVLTLLPLVGAFGVWIPAAAYLVAVGRPGAGAAMTVYGLFVTFSDSYLRPALIGQTEAYNSATVIVGIFGGLIVFGAVGLFIGPVVLGGAKLVVDCFAREHAGERAE, via the coding sequence ATGACGGATCACCAGTCGTCGGCCGATTGGATCGGCGAACAGCCCGGACTGACCGCTATCGCAGTGGTGAGCGGCCTCCTCGCGCTGGTCGTTCTCCTGCCGTACCTCCAGTACGTCCTGTTCGGCATCGTGCTCGCGTACGTGCTCTTTCCGGTCCAGCAACGCCTCGAGTGGTATCTCAGCCCGACGCCCGCGGCGTTCGCCGTCGTGGTGGCGACGCTCCTGATCGTCCTCATCCCGCTCGTCTACGTGATTACGGTGGCGGTTCGACAGGCTCTCGAGGTCGTTCCCGCGATCAGGCAGGGCCGGATCGACGTCGGAACGATCGAAAACGTCCTCGAGACCAACGGGCTCTCCGTCGATCTCGTCGCCCTGTACGAGGCTAACCAGGACCGAATCGCGACGGCGCTTCAGGAAGTCGCGATGGGGGTGCTCGATCTCGTCGGTAGCTTACCGAGAGCGTTCATGGGGCAGACCGTCACGCTGTTCGTCCTCTTCGCCCTGTTGCGAGACGGGGAACGCCTCGTCGCGTGGGTCCAGTGGGCGTTGCCCGTCGACGACCGCATTCTTGACGAACTCCGCACGGGAGTAGATGGGCTCATGTGGGCCTCGGTCGTCGGGAACGTCGCCGTCGCCACCGTGCAGGCGGTGTTGCTCGGGGTCGGACTGGCGGTCGCCGGCGTCCCCGCGATCGTCTTTCTCACCGTCGCCACGTTCGTGCTGACGCTGCTCCCGCTCGTCGGCGCGTTCGGCGTCTGGATCCCCGCCGCGGCCTACCTCGTCGCGGTCGGCCGGCCGGGTGCCGGCGCGGCCATGACCGTTTACGGGCTGTTCGTCACCTTCTCCGACTCGTACCTTCGGCCGGCGCTGATCGGCCAGACCGAGGCCTACAACTCCGCGACCGTCATCGTCGGCATCTTCGGCGGCCTCATCGTCTTCGGTGCCGTCGGACTGTTCATCGGCCCCGTCGTCCTCGGGGGCGCGAAACTCGTCGTCGACTGCTTCGCTCGAGAGCACGCCGGTGAGCGGGCGGAGTAG
- a CDS encoding SDR family NAD(P)-dependent oxidoreductase, which yields MSTERFSIDGETAIVTGSSSGIGRGIAKRFAADGVDVVVCSREQENVDPVAAEINASDGPGRALAVECDVTDREAVEALVEATVEEFGGLDVLVNNAGASFMADFEDVSENGWKTIVDINLHGTYNCTHAAAEYLKADGGTVVNFASVAGQRGSPLMSPYGAAKAAVINLTTTLSYEWADDGVRVNCIAPGFVATPGVESQMGVSVENIDREAVARRIGTVEEIADVTQFLASPAASYVVGETITVQGVPQISEERDI from the coding sequence ATGAGTACCGAACGATTTAGCATCGACGGCGAAACCGCCATCGTCACCGGCTCCTCGAGCGGGATCGGTCGCGGAATCGCAAAACGGTTCGCCGCCGACGGCGTCGACGTCGTCGTCTGTTCGCGCGAACAGGAGAACGTCGATCCCGTCGCGGCGGAGATCAACGCGAGCGACGGTCCCGGTCGAGCGCTGGCGGTCGAGTGCGACGTGACCGACCGCGAGGCCGTCGAGGCGCTCGTCGAGGCGACCGTCGAGGAGTTCGGCGGGCTGGACGTGCTGGTCAACAACGCCGGCGCGTCGTTCATGGCCGACTTCGAGGACGTCTCGGAGAACGGCTGGAAGACCATCGTGGACATCAATCTCCACGGCACGTACAACTGTACGCACGCCGCTGCGGAGTACCTCAAAGCGGACGGCGGCACCGTCGTCAACTTCGCGAGCGTCGCCGGCCAGCGCGGCTCGCCGCTGATGAGCCCCTACGGCGCCGCCAAGGCGGCCGTCATCAACCTCACCACGACGCTCTCCTACGAGTGGGCCGACGACGGCGTCCGCGTCAACTGCATTGCCCCCGGCTTCGTCGCGACGCCGGGCGTCGAGAGCCAGATGGGCGTGTCGGTCGAGAACATCGACCGCGAGGCGGTCGCTCGCCGCATCGGTACCGTCGAGGAAATCGCCGACGTCACGCAGTTCCTCGCGAGCCCCGCCGCGTCGTACGTCGTCGGCGAGACCATCACCGTCCAGGGCGTTCCACAGATCAGCGAAGAGCGCGACATCTGA
- a CDS encoding lactate 2-monooxygenase yields MTDDTPQDAPQYGPNRQEEVYRSGMLEGEPPEYPVSYEALLERARRELSDEAFAYVAGGAGSESTVEANSRAFDDWRIVPRMMRDVSTRDLSIELFGEEYPAPVMLAPVGVQGILHGDAELAVARAASEFDVPMICSSVASYTFEEIADELGESPGWFQLYWSSDRNVAASFLERAEDAGYEAVVVTLDTPKMGWRERDIELGYLPFLQGQGLKNYFEDPAFCDRLEGDDPWADPEASIESWNDCFGDASLTWDDLEWLTERTDLPIVVKGVLHPDDARTAIDHGVDGLVVSNHGGRQVDGAIPALEALPDVVEAVEDATDADDEDAEDVPVLFDSGVRRGSDVFRAVALGADAVLLGRPYALGLGIGGEDGVRAVLGNLLADVDLTVGLSGCASIDEVDRSKVRRADR; encoded by the coding sequence ATGACAGACGACACTCCACAGGACGCCCCCCAGTACGGACCGAACCGACAAGAGGAGGTCTATCGCAGCGGCATGCTCGAGGGCGAGCCGCCCGAATACCCCGTCTCCTACGAGGCCCTCCTCGAGCGCGCTCGCAGAGAACTCAGCGACGAGGCGTTCGCCTACGTCGCGGGCGGCGCGGGCTCGGAGTCGACGGTCGAGGCGAACAGCCGGGCGTTCGACGACTGGCGGATCGTCCCCCGAATGATGCGGGACGTCTCGACCCGCGACCTCTCGATCGAACTCTTCGGGGAGGAGTACCCGGCACCCGTCATGCTCGCGCCGGTCGGCGTGCAGGGAATCCTCCACGGCGACGCCGAACTCGCCGTCGCCCGCGCGGCCAGCGAGTTCGACGTTCCGATGATCTGTAGCTCCGTCGCCTCGTACACGTTCGAAGAGATTGCCGACGAACTCGGCGAGAGTCCCGGCTGGTTCCAACTCTACTGGAGTTCCGACCGGAACGTCGCCGCCAGCTTCCTCGAGCGGGCCGAAGACGCGGGCTATGAGGCCGTCGTCGTCACGCTCGACACGCCGAAGATGGGCTGGCGCGAGCGCGACATCGAACTCGGCTACCTCCCCTTCCTGCAGGGACAGGGCCTGAAGAACTACTTCGAGGACCCCGCCTTCTGCGACCGACTCGAGGGCGACGATCCGTGGGCCGACCCCGAAGCGTCGATCGAATCCTGGAACGACTGCTTCGGCGACGCCTCGCTCACCTGGGACGACCTCGAGTGGCTCACCGAGCGGACCGACCTGCCGATCGTCGTCAAAGGAGTCCTCCATCCGGACGACGCTCGCACGGCGATCGATCACGGCGTCGACGGTCTGGTCGTCTCGAACCACGGCGGCCGACAGGTCGACGGCGCGATTCCGGCGCTCGAGGCCCTGCCGGACGTCGTCGAGGCCGTCGAGGACGCCACCGACGCGGACGACGAAGACGCCGAGGACGTTCCGGTGCTCTTCGACAGCGGGGTTCGCCGCGGAAGCGACGTCTTCCGCGCGGTCGCGCTGGGCGCCGACGCGGTTTTGCTGGGACGACCCTACGCGCTGGGACTCGGTATCGGCGGTGAAGACGGCGTTCGGGCCGTCCTCGGAAATCTGCTCGCCGACGTCGACCTGACGGTCGGCCTCTCGGGCTGTGCGAGTATCGACGAGGTCGACCGTTCGAAAGTCCGGAGGGCGGATCGGTGA
- a CDS encoding HAD family hydrolase, with protein MIGDEPSVETVETTEWEAVFWDIGGVILELESVQSAHAAFVEGIVEECDLEMTVEAAVDTWRTAVGDHFREREGTEFQSAREAYAKGVEALVGEPLPRERWEPAFEDAVRSSIEPVPGAVETIADLAERDLHVGVISDVDDAAGKEMLEAFGVREHFDSITTSEAVGRTKPDPAMFETALEKSGVDPQRSLMIGDRYDHDVKGADEMGMRGVAFGAEDGPAVSFRIESAEDVLEIVEDADPGA; from the coding sequence GTGATCGGCGACGAGCCGAGCGTCGAAACCGTCGAGACGACGGAGTGGGAGGCCGTCTTCTGGGACATCGGCGGCGTCATCCTCGAACTCGAGTCAGTCCAGAGCGCTCACGCCGCGTTCGTCGAGGGGATCGTCGAGGAATGCGACCTCGAGATGACGGTCGAAGCGGCGGTCGATACGTGGCGGACGGCCGTCGGGGATCACTTCCGCGAGCGCGAGGGGACCGAGTTCCAGTCGGCCCGCGAGGCCTACGCGAAGGGCGTCGAGGCGCTCGTCGGCGAACCCCTGCCGCGAGAGCGGTGGGAACCGGCGTTCGAGGACGCCGTCCGATCGTCGATCGAACCCGTCCCGGGTGCCGTCGAAACGATCGCGGACCTCGCCGAGCGGGACCTCCACGTCGGCGTCATCAGCGACGTCGACGATGCGGCCGGCAAGGAAATGCTCGAGGCGTTCGGCGTCCGCGAGCACTTCGACTCGATCACCACCTCCGAGGCGGTCGGCCGGACGAAACCGGATCCCGCGATGTTCGAGACGGCACTCGAGAAGTCAGGCGTCGACCCCCAACGATCGCTCATGATCGGCGACCGCTACGACCACGACGTGAAGGGGGCCGACGAGATGGGCATGCGCGGCGTCGCCTTCGGTGCCGAGGACGGCCCGGCCGTCTCCTTCCGGATCGAGTCAGCCGAGGACGTGCTCGAGATCGTCGAAGACGCGGATCCTGGCGCGTAA
- a CDS encoding biotin--[acetyl-CoA-carboxylase] ligase yields the protein MNETRRTILEALADGPVSGPELAESLDISRAAVWKHIDALRDADFEIESGANGYELVAVAAYNGPAVEYELEAPFSIDYHDSLGSTNDRARELANEGASDVVVLADEQVGGRGRLDREWSSPSGGVWLSVVTRPEIAPAQAPLYTLAVSVATARAAREAGVDARIKWPNDVVVPVGEDGDYRKLSGILTEMEGETDRVDWIIVGPGINANIDADALPEGATSIRDEAGDVDRRRFVQRLLEEFERYRTDLEAVVPAWRELTLTLGQRVRVERPAGELVGEAVDVTESGALVIETADGRETVSAGDCEHLRPV from the coding sequence ATGAACGAGACGCGACGAACGATCCTCGAGGCGCTCGCGGACGGACCGGTATCGGGACCGGAGCTGGCCGAGTCGCTGGACATCTCGCGGGCGGCCGTCTGGAAACACATCGACGCGCTTCGCGACGCCGACTTCGAGATCGAGAGCGGGGCCAACGGCTACGAACTGGTCGCCGTCGCGGCGTACAACGGCCCCGCCGTCGAGTACGAACTCGAGGCACCGTTTTCGATCGACTACCACGACTCGTTGGGGAGCACGAACGATCGCGCGCGCGAGTTAGCGAACGAGGGAGCGTCGGACGTGGTCGTCCTCGCGGACGAACAGGTCGGCGGCCGGGGACGGCTCGATCGCGAGTGGTCGTCGCCGTCGGGCGGGGTGTGGCTGAGTGTCGTTACGCGGCCCGAAATCGCGCCCGCGCAAGCGCCGCTGTACACCCTCGCGGTGTCGGTCGCGACGGCGCGAGCGGCCCGCGAGGCGGGCGTCGATGCCCGGATCAAGTGGCCGAACGACGTGGTCGTTCCCGTCGGTGAGGACGGCGACTACCGGAAGCTCTCGGGCATCCTGACGGAGATGGAAGGCGAGACCGATCGTGTCGACTGGATCATCGTCGGCCCGGGGATCAACGCGAACATCGACGCCGACGCGCTGCCCGAGGGAGCGACGAGTATTCGTGACGAAGCGGGCGACGTCGACCGGCGGCGGTTCGTCCAGCGGCTGTTGGAGGAGTTCGAGCGCTACAGGACCGATCTCGAGGCGGTCGTACCGGCGTGGCGCGAACTCACGCTGACGCTCGGCCAGCGGGTCAGAGTCGAACGTCCAGCGGGAGAACTCGTCGGCGAGGCGGTCGACGTCACCGAGTCGGGTGCGCTCGTAATCGAGACCGCGGACGGACGGGAAACCGTCTCGGCGGGCGACTGCGAGCATCTGCGACCCGTTTGA
- a CDS encoding universal stress protein, producing the protein MYDCILVPTDGSPEVEHALEYAFDLARAHDATIRVIYVVNVAGYGGLPMETALEGISDALRKEGEAAVARAEELAPDDIEVETAVLEGSPSRVIVEHAQPGECELVVMGTHGRGGINRLLLGSVTERVVRHAPVPVLTVQVDSPDMERQPDRNRVAVE; encoded by the coding sequence ATGTACGACTGCATCCTCGTTCCGACTGATGGGTCACCGGAGGTCGAGCACGCGCTCGAGTACGCGTTCGATCTGGCGCGAGCCCACGACGCGACGATCCGGGTGATCTACGTCGTCAACGTTGCGGGCTACGGCGGCCTCCCCATGGAAACCGCGCTGGAGGGGATCAGCGATGCGCTTCGCAAAGAGGGAGAGGCGGCCGTCGCTCGAGCCGAGGAGCTCGCGCCGGACGACATCGAGGTCGAAACGGCGGTTCTCGAGGGGTCACCCAGTCGCGTCATCGTTGAACACGCCCAGCCCGGTGAGTGTGAACTCGTCGTGATGGGGACTCACGGTCGCGGCGGAATCAATCGGCTCCTGCTCGGCAGCGTTACGGAGCGCGTCGTCCGGCACGCGCCGGTTCCGGTGTTGACGGTGCAGGTCGATTCGCCGGACATGGAGCGACAGCCGGATCGAAACCGCGTGGCCGTCGAGTGA
- a CDS encoding amidohydrolase family protein: MERTGTILRGREFAPVEGRVVIDDDGRIEAIEEESVESTDIILPAFVNAHTHIGDSIAKEAGRGLSLEELVAPPDGLKHRLLRDASRDDLVDAMTRSLRFMQEAGTAACLDFREGGVEGVRMLAAAADGLEIDARSFARGSIDAMHAGHGFGASGANDAEFGDEREATRAAGKPFGIHAGEVDASDIHPALDLEPEFLVHVVHPESDHLERIAEQAVPVVVCPRSNLVTDVGLSPYAELDERTTLALGTDNVMLNSPSMFREMEFLAKLSDLPADEILRMATINGADIAGLEYGLVEPGRAARLLVLDGDSNNLTGARDPVRAVVRRAGVGDVREVVGS, encoded by the coding sequence ATGGAACGAACGGGAACGATTCTGCGGGGTCGCGAGTTCGCCCCCGTCGAAGGACGAGTCGTAATCGACGACGACGGCCGGATCGAGGCGATCGAGGAGGAGTCGGTCGAGAGCACCGACATCATCCTCCCGGCGTTCGTCAACGCACACACCCATATCGGCGATTCGATCGCGAAGGAGGCGGGCCGCGGACTCTCGCTCGAGGAACTGGTCGCGCCCCCGGACGGGCTGAAACACCGGCTGCTCAGGGACGCCTCGCGCGACGACCTCGTCGACGCGATGACTCGGTCGCTACGATTCATGCAGGAGGCCGGTACCGCGGCCTGTCTCGACTTTCGCGAAGGTGGCGTCGAGGGCGTTCGAATGCTCGCAGCCGCCGCCGACGGCCTCGAAATCGACGCCCGCTCCTTCGCTCGCGGCTCGATCGACGCGATGCACGCGGGCCACGGGTTCGGCGCGAGCGGTGCCAACGACGCCGAGTTCGGCGACGAACGGGAAGCGACGCGCGCGGCCGGGAAACCCTTCGGCATCCACGCGGGCGAGGTCGACGCGAGCGATATTCACCCCGCACTGGACCTCGAGCCGGAGTTTCTGGTCCACGTCGTCCACCCCGAGTCGGACCACCTCGAGCGCATCGCCGAGCAAGCGGTGCCGGTCGTCGTCTGTCCGCGCTCGAACCTCGTGACGGACGTGGGGCTCTCACCGTATGCGGAGCTCGACGAGCGAACGACGCTCGCCCTCGGGACGGACAACGTGATGCTCAACTCGCCGTCGATGTTCCGAGAGATGGAGTTCCTCGCGAAGCTCTCGGACCTGCCGGCCGACGAAATCCTCCGGATGGCGACGATCAACGGGGCCGACATCGCCGGCCTCGAGTACGGACTCGTCGAGCCGGGGCGGGCGGCTCGATTGCTGGTTCTCGACGGCGATTCGAACAATCTCACGGGCGCACGAGACCCCGTGCGAGCCGTGGTTCGCCGGGCCGGCGTCGGAGACGTGCGCGAGGTCGTCGGGAGCTGA
- a CDS encoding SRPBCC domain-containing protein, translated as MNQIEVFEEIDAPPPVVWDVLLEFESYPEWNPFVRAIEGVPSEGEQLRVRIEPPGARGMTFRPEVVAVEENRRLVWLGRLVVPFAFDGYHEFHLEPIDEGERTRLLHRETFRGALVPLLADLESLEAGFAAMNSAVKARAESRVGAAEPDS; from the coding sequence ATGAACCAGATCGAAGTGTTCGAGGAGATCGACGCCCCGCCGCCGGTCGTCTGGGACGTCCTTCTCGAGTTCGAGAGCTATCCCGAGTGGAACCCCTTCGTGCGGGCGATCGAAGGCGTGCCGAGCGAGGGCGAACAGCTCCGGGTGCGGATCGAACCCCCGGGCGCTCGAGGGATGACCTTCAGGCCGGAGGTTGTCGCCGTCGAGGAAAACCGACGGCTCGTGTGGCTCGGACGGCTGGTCGTCCCCTTCGCGTTCGACGGCTACCACGAGTTCCACCTCGAGCCGATCGACGAAGGAGAGCGGACCCGACTGCTCCACCGCGAGACGTTTCGCGGCGCGCTCGTCCCCCTGTTGGCCGATCTGGAATCGCTCGAGGCAGGGTTCGCGGCGATGAACAGCGCCGTCAAAGCACGCGCCGAGAGTCGGGTCGGCGCGGCGGAACCCGACTCATAA